One Acidobacteriota bacterium genomic window carries:
- a CDS encoding MerR family transcriptional regulator: MISAIAETYDVHPQTLRLYEREGLLKPSRTEGNTRLYTDADIERLELILSLTRDMGVNLAGVQVVLNMRARMEQMHREMKDFVEMVQREMIHQVPTTPFPKNALVRVLPTMRPPAKKIIAVATRQSSKSPSGNARSGDAKKK, encoded by the coding sequence ATGATCTCGGCCATTGCCGAGACTTATGACGTGCATCCGCAGACGTTGCGCCTCTACGAGCGCGAAGGTCTGCTGAAACCATCGCGCACGGAAGGCAACACGCGCCTCTACACGGACGCAGACATCGAACGACTGGAGCTGATCCTGAGCCTGACGCGCGACATGGGTGTAAACCTGGCAGGCGTCCAGGTGGTGCTGAACATGCGCGCGCGCATGGAGCAGATGCACCGCGAGATGAAAGATTTCGTCGAGATGGTCCAGCGCGAAATGATCCATCAAGTGCCCACGACGCCGTTTCCGAAAAATGCGCTGGTGCGCGTGTTGCCCACCATGAGGCCGCCGGCAAAGAAGATCATTGCCGTGGCCACGCGCCAATCAAGTAAGTCCCCGTCCGGTAATGCAAGGTCCGGGGACGCAAAGAAGAAGTAA
- a CDS encoding tetratricopeptide repeat protein, with amino-acid sequence MVTYKVTYKATYKVTYKGADYPWSAHSSFGARQLVCLFGWICLCASPVLGISPVLGLSPAFAWQETSGPILTNLDMSDPRAVEQRADLFMVRKYYPEAAQLYERLTKMDPRNATYFNKLGIAHHQNQNLRAARDAYRRALRVRPNYAESVNNLAAIDYAQKNYRSAILNYLKALQLSPRDPVVYSNLGTAYFAYEKFDYAMNCYRYALQIDPQIFERTGRTGTIVHQRDIKDKGTYYFYMAKTYAQIGQFEPVLQNLQKSFEEGFKDLRKKLDDPDFAVFAVEPRYVEFLTKLDAAAQQKSAAQ; translated from the coding sequence TGGTTACTTACAAGGTTACTTACAAGGCTACTTACAAAGTTACTTACAAAGGTGCTGACTATCCATGGTCAGCCCACTCTTCGTTCGGCGCGCGGCAGTTAGTCTGTCTATTCGGATGGATATGCCTTTGTGCCAGTCCAGTGCTTGGCATAAGCCCTGTGCTGGGCCTGAGTCCCGCGTTCGCTTGGCAGGAAACCTCCGGGCCCATTCTCACCAATCTGGACATGTCCGATCCGCGGGCCGTGGAGCAGCGTGCCGACCTGTTCATGGTGCGCAAGTATTATCCGGAAGCCGCGCAGCTTTATGAACGGCTGACCAAGATGGACCCGCGCAATGCCACCTACTTCAACAAGCTGGGGATCGCCCATCATCAGAATCAAAATCTTCGAGCCGCGCGCGATGCCTATCGCCGCGCCCTGCGCGTGCGGCCTAACTACGCCGAGTCGGTGAATAACCTGGCGGCCATTGATTATGCGCAGAAGAACTATCGCTCGGCCATCCTGAATTACCTGAAGGCGCTGCAACTCTCGCCGCGCGACCCGGTCGTCTACAGCAATCTGGGCACGGCGTATTTTGCCTACGAGAAGTTTGACTACGCCATGAACTGCTACCGCTACGCGCTGCAGATCGATCCGCAAATCTTCGAGCGCACCGGGCGCACCGGGACCATCGTTCACCAGCGCGACATCAAGGACAAGGGAACCTACTATTTCTATATGGCCAAGACATACGCGCAGATCGGTCAGTTCGAGCCGGTCCTCCAGAATCTGCAGAAGTCCTTCGAGGAAGGCTTCAAGGATCTGCGCAAAAAACTGGACGACCCCGACTTCGCCGTGTTCGCGGTCGAACCCAGATATGTGGAATTTCTGACGAAGCTCGACGCTGCCGCGCAGCAAAAATCCGCCGCCCAATAG
- a CDS encoding J domain-containing protein → MAEKSDYYQTLGVGRKATPEEIRKAYRKLARKCHPDVNPGDKNAEEKFKILSEANDVLSDAKKRKVYDRLGYYSDAAAHATAEGFPSAGGRRPVDFSGFEFNDFPAGAGEAGPTSFRDIFSNMFGREEPAEAPAEMGTDIEYQVAIGFWDAIRGATTRLHINRFKSCGVCHGKGGTGHETICPECKGSGSGTKSMGAMRFNVTCPRCRGKGRLIQACTACKGEGRRPETEQLDVRIPAGVQDGFRVRVAGKGNTGRQGTHAGDLYIITKVGAHPFFERHGDDIHCVVPITITEAAMGAKIEVPTIDQARALLKIPPGTTSSQRFRLREKGVQSIKTGQRGDQYVEVRITPPAVADERSKEILRELARLNPEDPREKIYLNTAR, encoded by the coding sequence ATGGCGGAGAAAAGCGATTACTATCAGACCCTTGGCGTAGGCCGCAAGGCCACGCCCGAGGAGATCCGCAAGGCCTATCGCAAGCTGGCGCGCAAGTGCCATCCTGACGTCAACCCCGGCGACAAGAACGCGGAAGAGAAGTTCAAAATACTCTCGGAAGCAAATGATGTTCTGAGCGACGCCAAGAAGCGGAAGGTATACGACCGGCTGGGCTACTACTCCGATGCCGCCGCCCACGCCACCGCCGAAGGTTTTCCCAGTGCGGGCGGACGGCGGCCTGTGGATTTTTCCGGCTTTGAGTTCAATGACTTTCCCGCTGGCGCTGGCGAAGCGGGACCGACCTCCTTCCGCGATATTTTCTCCAACATGTTCGGGCGCGAAGAGCCTGCCGAAGCTCCCGCCGAGATGGGCACGGACATCGAGTATCAGGTCGCCATCGGGTTCTGGGATGCCATCCGCGGCGCCACCACTCGACTGCACATCAATCGCTTCAAGTCCTGTGGCGTGTGCCACGGCAAGGGCGGCACGGGCCATGAGACGATCTGCCCGGAGTGTAAAGGCAGCGGCTCTGGCACCAAATCCATGGGCGCCATGCGCTTCAACGTCACCTGCCCACGCTGCCGAGGCAAGGGCCGCTTGATTCAGGCCTGCACGGCGTGCAAAGGCGAGGGGCGCCGACCGGAGACCGAGCAACTCGATGTGCGCATTCCCGCTGGCGTGCAGGATGGCTTTCGCGTGCGGGTAGCGGGCAAGGGCAATACGGGGCGTCAGGGCACGCACGCCGGAGACCTCTACATCATCACCAAGGTGGGCGCGCATCCTTTCTTTGAGCGCCACGGCGACGACATCCATTGCGTGGTCCCCATTACCATCACCGAAGCCGCCATGGGCGCGAAGATTGAAGTGCCCACCATTGATCAGGCGCGCGCGCTGCTGAAGATTCCGCCAGGCACGACCTCCAGCCAGCGCTTCCGGCTGCGCGAGAAGGGTGTGCAGTCCATTAAGACGGGCCAGCGCGGGGATCAATATGTGGAAGTGCGCATCACTCCGCCCGCGGTCGCCGATGAGCGCTCAAAGGAGATTCTGCGCGAACTGGCGCGGCTGAATCCGGAAGACCCGCGCGAAAAGATTTACCTCAATACCGCGCGGTAG
- a CDS encoding HAD family hydrolase — protein sequence MKSVVALAYNTCSQTVSGCWTRSSTFIMKPSSTIPPIELLIFDLDGTLIDSTLDLMLSVNATLTHLGRETLDEKTIASYIGRGASDLIERATGGAASEAEIAAGLDYFIRYYAEHKLDNTKLYPGVRETLETLYAPPPLNGNGHEPVSAKINGNGAPLGAVRLARHRTRTMTVLTNKPERASRSILHELDLLRMFPHVLGGNTLPAKKPDPLGIHTLLERTGIAPEAAMIVGDSDVDIQAGDNAGIWTCGVTYGIGTIDRNANPPDLFIDNFSELTSIL from the coding sequence ATGAAATCGGTCGTGGCGCTGGCTTACAATACTTGTTCCCAGACTGTATCCGGCTGCTGGACGCGGAGTTCGACTTTCATAATGAAACCCTCTTCCACCATACCCCCTATCGAGCTGCTGATCTTTGATCTGGACGGCACGCTCATCGACTCCACGCTCGACCTGATGCTTAGCGTGAATGCTACGCTGACGCATCTAGGTCGTGAAACGCTGGACGAGAAGACCATTGCTTCCTACATTGGGCGGGGCGCTTCCGATCTGATCGAGCGGGCTACGGGCGGAGCGGCCAGCGAAGCGGAGATCGCCGCAGGCCTCGATTACTTCATCCGCTACTACGCGGAGCATAAGCTGGATAACACGAAACTCTACCCGGGAGTGCGCGAGACGCTGGAGACGCTGTACGCTCCGCCTCCCCTGAATGGAAATGGCCATGAGCCGGTCTCTGCGAAAATCAACGGAAACGGCGCGCCGCTCGGAGCAGTCCGCCTCGCGCGCCACAGAACACGCACGATGACGGTGTTGACCAACAAGCCGGAGCGTGCCAGCCGCTCCATCCTGCACGAACTAGACTTACTGCGAATGTTTCCTCACGTACTCGGCGGCAACACGCTGCCCGCCAAGAAGCCAGACCCGCTGGGCATCCACACCCTGCTCGAACGCACCGGCATTGCGCCCGAAGCCGCGATGATCGTGGGCGACTCCGACGTGGACATCCAGGCAGGCGACAACGCCGGCATCTGGACCTGCGGAGTAACCTACGGCATCGGCACAATCGACAGAAACGCCAACCCGCCCGACCTGTTCATCGACAACTTCTCTGAACTGACTTCAATCCTGTGA
- a CDS encoding metallophosphoesterase → MLYWITFATGLIGVNVITFLTLLWCLRPWVKAARRRRVLAWMAVVFLILNLPLAVFFFRPLDMFLMTFPAAVMEMLFLPSAAWVTALLLYSLLVSCAAAGWAAWSLWQKLLRYRTSTRHPLPKVEAPTMAMSMPADVTVNEPAPVAVWPERRKFIAGGVWLALPALYGVSVYGLHGALDDLEVSPELPIPIPHLSAALDGLRVVQLSDIHVGPYLRRRELESLVVRVNALRPDIIAITGDLIDRDLASLPDTVAGLRGLRASQGIYMVLGNHDLFADRYSYTSQRRGGVEIAEAMVRIGVRTLRDESAMVGEGNDQLAVMGLDWIVPRRETGNLFYDETRTRTALQAMDARLAPETPKILLVHHPESFREVPGHQIGLTLAGHTHGGGQILLGDYGGQPVGLAMIRFKFTRGLYREGASSLYVSRGIGYLGVPIRLNCPPEICQFILTRAPSA, encoded by the coding sequence ATGCTCTATTGGATTACATTTGCGACGGGGTTGATTGGCGTCAACGTCATCACCTTTCTCACTCTGCTGTGGTGTCTGCGTCCGTGGGTGAAGGCCGCCCGCCGTCGCCGTGTCCTGGCGTGGATGGCCGTCGTCTTCTTGATTTTGAACCTGCCGCTGGCCGTGTTCTTCTTCCGCCCGCTGGATATGTTCCTCATGACGTTCCCGGCGGCGGTCATGGAAATGCTGTTTCTGCCCTCGGCGGCGTGGGTGACGGCGCTGCTGCTGTACTCACTGCTGGTGAGCTGCGCAGCTGCCGGCTGGGCCGCGTGGTCATTGTGGCAAAAGCTTCTTAGATACCGGACATCGACTCGGCATCCCCTGCCGAAAGTGGAAGCGCCTACGATGGCAATGAGTATGCCAGCCGACGTTACCGTCAATGAACCAGCACCAGTAGCGGTTTGGCCGGAGCGGCGCAAGTTCATTGCTGGGGGCGTGTGGCTGGCGCTGCCTGCGCTGTATGGCGTCAGCGTCTATGGCCTGCACGGCGCGCTCGATGATCTTGAGGTCAGCCCGGAGCTGCCCATTCCCATTCCACACCTCTCTGCCGCGCTCGATGGCCTGCGCGTGGTGCAGCTCTCGGACATTCACGTCGGGCCGTACCTGCGGCGGCGCGAACTCGAGAGTCTGGTGGTGCGTGTGAATGCGCTGCGCCCGGACATCATCGCCATCACCGGCGACCTGATCGACCGCGACCTGGCGAGTCTGCCCGATACCGTTGCCGGACTGCGCGGACTGCGTGCCAGTCAGGGCATCTACATGGTGCTCGGCAATCACGATCTGTTTGCGGATCGCTACAGCTACACGTCGCAGCGCCGCGGCGGTGTCGAGATCGCCGAGGCCATGGTCCGCATTGGAGTACGGACGCTGCGCGACGAATCGGCGATGGTCGGCGAAGGAAATGATCAACTGGCGGTGATGGGTCTGGACTGGATCGTGCCACGGCGGGAGACCGGCAACCTTTTCTATGACGAGACCCGCACGAGGACGGCGCTGCAAGCAATGGATGCCCGCCTCGCTCCGGAGACTCCCAAGATTTTACTGGTCCATCATCCGGAGAGTTTCCGCGAAGTCCCGGGGCATCAAATCGGTCTCACTCTGGCAGGTCATACGCATGGAGGCGGGCAGATTCTGCTCGGCGACTACGGCGGCCAGCCCGTGGGCCTTGCCATGATACGGTTCAAGTTTACGCGTGGTCTGTACCGCGAGGGCGCGTCGTCGCTCTACGTAAGCCGCGGCATCGGATACCTGGGCGTACCCATTCGCCTCAACTGCCCGCCGGAGATCTGCCAATTTATACTGACGCGCGCCCCATCGGCGTAG